One part of the Burkholderia vietnamiensis LMG 10929 genome encodes these proteins:
- a CDS encoding nitrogen fixation protein NifZ, which produces MADINRDDDVIEVAHPPRFSFGERVVARSAVRNDGTYSGKDIGEVLVNKGDVGYVTSINTFLQQFYIYAVDFVDTGHRVGMRAKELCTLDNLPDDVLAKLGAHAGRLGELGRAVAADGPHAAARGEPETSS; this is translated from the coding sequence ATGGCTGACATCAACCGCGACGACGACGTGATCGAGGTCGCCCATCCGCCGCGTTTTTCGTTCGGCGAGCGGGTGGTCGCGCGCTCGGCGGTGCGCAACGACGGCACCTACAGCGGCAAGGACATCGGCGAGGTGCTCGTCAACAAGGGCGACGTCGGCTACGTGACGAGCATCAACACGTTCCTGCAGCAGTTCTATATCTACGCGGTCGACTTCGTCGACACCGGCCACCGGGTCGGGATGCGCGCGAAGGAGCTGTGCACGCTCGACAACCTGCCCGACGACGTGCTCGCGAAGCTCGGCGCGCACGCGGGCCGGCTCGGCGAGCTCGGGCGGGCCGTTGCAGCCGACGGGCCGCACGCCGCGGCGCGCGGAGAACCGGAGACGTCATCGTGA
- a CDS encoding nitrogen fixation protein NifZ yields MEPMREPEYSWGMRVVALDDLCNDGSYPDHAPGARLVDAGAVGEIVNVGQVVDTGEPVYLVEFGRQVIGCTEDEIAPAPAGLLPEHDGAAR; encoded by the coding sequence ATGGAGCCCATGCGGGAGCCCGAGTATTCGTGGGGCATGCGCGTCGTCGCGCTGGACGATCTGTGCAACGACGGCAGCTATCCGGACCATGCGCCCGGCGCGCGCCTCGTCGACGCGGGCGCGGTGGGCGAGATCGTCAACGTCGGGCAGGTCGTTGACACGGGCGAGCCGGTTTACCTGGTCGAGTTCGGCCGGCAGGTGATCGGTTGTACCGAGGACGAGATCGCGCCGGCGCCGGCCGGCCTGCTGCCCGAACA